Within Colius striatus isolate bColStr4 chromosome 5, bColStr4.1.hap1, whole genome shotgun sequence, the genomic segment GTGAGATCTCTGTGGGAACAGTGCTACTGCTGGGGAGGCAGCTTTTGTGAGGTGGCTGGTGTGAAAACTTGGACACAACCTTTCAGAGCCATTACTCTGCCTTTCCCTGGATGACCACCTCAGGTCCGGTGTTCTCAGCCCAACCCATAGACTTCAGAGGCTTTGTAATCTCACACCTCTCAAACACAAGCAGTGTCCCTCTGCCCCAGGGCTCACTGACCCCCCACATTCACACAATGCTCCTGGATTAGACAATAGGGCATTTGCTCCCCGCTTGACCACTGGGATTTCACAGATCATCATCcaccccctgcagcctctgctccagcctggagccTCTGTTCCAGCCCTGTCTCCTCCCTGAACATTTTGAGTCCCACCAAGTTTTTGCAGTTATAAGTGAGTAGTTATCACCACTATTAGCAGCTCTGTGACTCCACCCGAGCTCCTGCATGTGGGGTGACCCCATCTCCATGCTGCTCAGGACACACCACACCTGAGCCAAGCCAAAGCAGGCCATGCAGCGCTGCCAAAAATAGCTATGAGCAACCAAAGCATCTTCCCTGCTTCTCTCCTGCTTGTCTGTGCTATGTCCTCGGGGCCTGGGGTGGGGCATTGTCAGATCTGGCCAAAATACCAGCATGCAGATGCACTCAGGCTGGACAACACATTTTTAATGCTCCAAATGACTTgtcacaggaggagaagcagcaacagGCAGAGGGAAACCAGCCTGGGCACAACTGCAGGGAGTTTGCAAGGGGATGCAGTGTCAATTCCCACACCTCTTGCCTGCTCAGCTAGCCAAGGGCAGGGGACAGGGAGGCATCTGACCCCATCAGGCACGCAGCTGGATATAGCTTTCTTGTGACCAGAGCCAAAAGTATGGGAAAACCTTCTCAGTGAAGGAGGCTTTGAACTGCAAGATCTGCATCATGTTCTCTGCATTGTAGAAGGTCACTTGTCCAGCTTCGTAGTCCAGGTGGACCCTGATCTGCCGGGGCTCCTCCCTCAGTgccagggggctgggggaggtgtGGAGAGCTGTGTACTGACGGTCCCAGCCCAGCCTCAGGGCCCAGATCTTCCCCAAGGCCGTGCTGAGGGAGCTTTTCCTCTGCACCGACTCCACGGCCACCCCCACGGCCCAGCTGTCCCCAGCCCCTACCTCCAGCTCCCAGTAATGCCTCCCTGAGGTGAAGCCCTGCGAGCCCAGCACGCTGGGGCTGCCTGTGAATCTCCTGGGGGTGTCGGGGAGGTTTTGCTGCCCGTCTCCCAGCCGCAGGGTTCTGCGGTCCTTGGACAGCATCAGATCTGGGCTCGCTGTCTCCGGGTCCAGCGTCACCTTCACTGAGGCACGACAGAGAGAAACATCACTCTGCTGCCCACGCACCAGcacctctccctgctcctccctggGGTCAGGACGTGCCCTGTGAGCACAGCAGGCACAGCCCCCTCGTGTGCACAGGGCACTCTGCCCTCCACACCAAGCCCTGGGGCACAGCAATGCTCCCTGAAGCAGGACCCGGCCAGGCAGCAGGGCACAGATGGAACAGGCTCTGCTCACCCTGCTTTGCTAATCCTGTGGTGGACATGGCTGGGTCTACATGccagggggctgcagccaggctggctggGGGGGAGCAGTGTATCCCCAGGGGCTGAGGAAGCAAGCAGGGCAGCCTTAGTGCCAGACCAGAGGGACATGTGCTGGCCACAGGGGAAACCTCTCCCGGTTCATGTGGGATGTTCTGCTGCCATCCTGCGGCCATCCCACAAAGCCACAGAGGTGTCACCGAGCAGTGCCACCACCCCTCTGCTAAACCCCAGTTCCAGGGCCCTGGCTCCCAGCAGGGACCACTGCAGCgtgggggaaactgaggcacgtcTGTCCCTCACCCTGAAAAGTGCGAGGGCAGAGGCTGGActcaggcagctgcctgcatggGGACAGCCAAAGCACAGGGACTCGGATTTAGACAGACCCCAGACGCAGATGTTGTGGTGTGAGCTCATCTCTGCCCCAAGGACATAAGGAAACTCATTCTGGAAagcttttccccctcccttgtGCCCATCAGCTCCAGAACCTTACCCCTTTCTCTGTCCATCTcgctcagcaagttcactggaggaaggaaaggagggtGCATGAGTCTCTCACCTCCCGTGGCATTTCTCCTGCTCCCCATCAGGACACCAAGCCAGACACAGAGCCCaactccccagctgcctcccacagccccaggctccAGCAAAGCCCACCCTGGGCACGGGTCCTGCCTGAAGCAGGCGTGTTCTGCTCCCAAACCCCAGAGGCAGAGGCACTGGCAGCAAGGATGTCCTGAGCTCAGGGGAAGCATGACACGacacagcagtgcccagggcagcagcatgcCCACCTGGGGCCTGCCACCAGCTCCACAGCACGGCATCACTCTTTGCTTTACCTTTGAATTTGTCCACTGCACCCACGACCAGCTGGGTCACCTCAGAGAGGTTCTGAACAGTCCTCTGCAGCTCCGGGGAAGGCGGCTCCGGCACCGGGGCCTTCGCTGCCTCACAGCTGAGGGGGaaacagcagggagaggagctctgagcccagcagtcagccagcacccagcaccagGAGGGAAACGAGGGGGGAACCCCCTTCAGTCGCAGAGCTCAGGGGAGCTGTGTCCCAGCTACTGGCACAGGGCCTCTGATTCCACATAACACCACGTGAAACCCCAAACACTCGGCAGGCCAAAGCCACctccctcctggctgctgctcagctgcctgcAGCGTTCTCAAGCCTCTGCCCCAAAGAAGAGAGCGATGCTGCGCCCATTTCATACCTGCTCAGGGTTTTGCCAACATcctggaagagagaaaacaccAGGTCAGCTCTGGCACTGCTGAGAAGGGCCACGGGCTCCAGGACAGTGAGTTACAGACGCTCCCCTGACGCACGGCGCGGGGTGATGGGGGTCAGGGAGTGGGGGTCACGCTGCTCTCCTGAGGACTCTCTCACCCAAACCCACTCCTTCCCACTCACACCAGCCACACCACAGCCTGGGAGGCTGCCAGGGGCTCGGCCTCGCTGTGACAGGGGTCTCAGCACCCAGGCAGGTGCCCCAGGCTCACCATCAGGAACTCGACCACTGGCTGCTCGCGTTTCTTCTCTATCTGGGCAATCAGCGTGTCCAGCAGCGACCGTCTCTCCGTGATGCTGCGGACGTAGTCTTGGTGCTCCTTGGTGAGCTCCTCGTGTGCCTGGTCGAGCTGTGCCAGCAGAACggcctcctgctcctgcaggaactgctgcagctgcacaaaggtgtcctgcagcctctgccgCTCCGAGCTCACCTTCCCCTGCaaggcagccacagccctgagcccaCCCGTCCTGCGGCTGCTACGGGCACAGGGGCTgcggggagggggaaagggacAAGAGCTTTGGGGGAGGAGAAGCGGTGAGGGGATGTGTGGCAAGTCTGGATGTTAGAGAATCATAAAGGAAAAGctctttaagctcatcaagtccaatcctccacctcaccctgccacagccaccactaacccctagccctcagcacttcagccccacggctctgggatccccccagggctgggcactgccccagctccctgggcagcctggcacaggggctgacacccctctcagggaaacagttctgcctcagctccaatctcaacctcccctggggcaacttcagCCCGTATTCCCCTGTCCTGTCATTCGGGAGCAGCGTGTGATGCccacctcctgtcagggagttgctgAGAGTGAAGCTGTAGTGAAGCTCCATGTTGATGGAGCCAAGATGTCAGTGAAGTCTGAAGGGCAGTGGGATGGAAGAAGGATAAATGggacagagagggagagagaagaatGTGCTCTTAtggaaaaagagacaaatatgtgtgtccagtgctgggctgcccagctgctgagagacagggaactgctggagagaggccagggagggctcccaaggtgctggggggatggaacacgtg encodes:
- the LOC104558775 gene encoding E3 ubiquitin-protein ligase TRIM7 isoform X1 produces the protein MARAVLELGDSLQAEATCPVCLELFSEPVITECGHNFCGGCAAAVLGAPPSPAACPQCRAPVAPGSLRPNRALRAVAELAGALGAAARRPRCPRHGEALALFCDSCRCPLCPLCRHGPDHRPHRARPAEEAAPQLRETLENNLVFLQKEKQRLKPKGETESDGLLGKVSSERQRLQDTFVQLQQFLQEQEAVLLAQLDQAHEELTKEHQDYVRSITERRSLLDTLIAQIEKKREQPVVEFLMDVGKTLSSCEAAKAPVPEPPSPELQRTVQNLSEVTQLVVGAVDKFKVNLLSEMDRERVKVTLDPETASPDLMLSKDRRTLRLGDGQQNLPDTPRRFTGSPSVLGSQGFTSGRHYWELEVGAGDSWAVGVAVESVQRKSSLSTALGKIWALRLGWDRQYTALHTSPSPLALREEPRQIRVHLDYEAGQVTFYNAENMMQILQFKASFTEKVFPYFWLWSQESYIQLRA
- the LOC104558775 gene encoding E3 ubiquitin-protein ligase TRIM7 isoform X3, which translates into the protein MARAVLELGDSLQAEATCPVCLELFSEPVITECGHNFCGGCAAAVLGAPPSPAACPQCRAPVAPGSLRPNRALRAVAELAGALGAAARRPRCPRHGEALALFCDSCRCPLCPLCRHGPDHRPHRARPAEEAAPQLRETLENNLVFLQKEKQRLKPKGETESDGLLGKVSSERQRLQDTFVQLQQFLQEQEAVLLAQLDQAHEELTKEHQDYVRSITERRSLLDTLIAQIEKKREQPVVEFLMDVGKTLSSCEAAKAPVPEPPSPELQRTVQNLSEVTQLVVGAVDKFKVNLLSEMDRERVKVTLDPETASPDLMLSKDRRTLRLGDGQQNLPDTPRRFTGSPSVLGSQGFTSGRHYWELEPPGTEGGAPADQGPPGLRSWTSDLLQCREHDADLAVQSLLH